One genomic region from Actinomycetota bacterium encodes:
- a CDS encoding catalase produces MNDKRNALTTGFGKPVDDDQNSVTAGSRGPVLMQDVHLLEKLG; encoded by the coding sequence ATGAATGACAAGCGCAACGCGCTCACAACCGGATTCGGTAAGCCGGTCGACGACGACCAGAACTCGGTTACCGCAGGATCACGCGGGCCGGTGCTCATGCAGGACGTGCATCTGCTCGAGAAGCTCGGCCA